Within Azoarcus sp. DD4, the genomic segment TTCGACCCCTCGGGCAATCGCAACGAGGTTTTCTCCGGCGGCTACGTGCATTACCCCGACACGCCGACGCTGACCTGGGATACCAGCGAGCTGGGGGCGGCGACCTTCGCGCAGGACAACATCCCGCGCGAAAGCTTCCTGACCGTGCTCACCTGAGTTGCCACCGGAAGGAAACGCATGAAATCACAACAGGAAATCGCAGTCGTCGTCGGCGCCACCGGCGCTTTCGGCCAGGCCATCGTCTCGCGGCTGGTGGGGCAGGGGCTGGCGGTGGTGGCGGTGGCGCGCTCGGTGGATGCGCTGGACGCGCTGCGCGAGCGCTGCCCCGGCCTGCGGGCGTGCGCCGCCGACATCGCGTCGGACAGCGCCATCGCGGCGATAGCCGCCGCGGTCGATGGGCCGGTGCGGATGGTGGTGCACGGCCCCGGCGTGGCGGTGGCGGGCGGCATCCTCAGCGCACCGACGGCGTCGATGACCGAGGCGGTGAACATCAAGGTGGGCGGGCTGCTGCGCCTGGTGCGGGCGGTCGATGACCGGCTGGCGAGGGGAGGGCGCATCGTCGCCATCGGCGGCCATTACGGGCTGGAACCGACCGCCTACGCCGCCGCGGCCGGGGTGGCCAACGCGGCGCTGATGAACGTGGTGCGCCAGTTGAGCCTGGCCTATGGCGAGCGCGGCATCACCGTTCACACCATCGCCCCCGGCCCGGCCGACACCGAGCGCCTGCACCGCGTTGCCGCCGACCGGGCCGCGCTGCGCGGCATCAGCGTGGATGCGGTGCTGGATGAAATGCGCGGCGAATCCTCGATCGGCGCGCTGACCACGCCGGAGCAGGTGGCCTGGGCGGTATCGCTGCTGCTGGCGCCCGAAGCCGACGCGATGACCGGTTCCACGCTGATGCTGGACGCCGGCCGTCGCCGCGGTCTGCCCTGAGGAGGCGGCGATGCCGATCCTGCATTTTCATCTCGCCGAAGGGCAGTACACGGCGGAACAGCACGAGGCGCTGCTGGTGGAATCCAGCCGCTTCTTCGCCCAAGTGCTCGCCTGCCCGATAGACCGCGTGCGGGTGTTCATCCAGCTGTACCGGCCGGACCTCGTGGCGGTGGGCGGTGTGCCGCTGTGCCGGGCCGTGCAGCGGGCACCGTACTTCAGCTTCGTCGTCATGGAAGGGCGCTCGCTGGCGGATCGCCACCGCCTGCTGACCGGCTTTACCGACATCGTCGAACGGGTGCTCGGTGTTGACCGTGCGCTGGTGCGCGGCGGCATCGTGCCGGTGGCGCCGGAGAACTGGGCCATTGGCGGCGTGCCGGGCAGCGTGATGCGTCAGGCCGAAATCCAGGAGCGCACCGGGCAGGGCGCCTGAGCTCCAAGACTTATCGACCGGCGGAATCTTCTCTCCCTCTCCTCTCCTTGTGACCGTCGGTCTGTTGCCCATCCGGTGTTGGTGCCGGATGGGCTTTTTTTCGTGCTCACGACCGGCGCGACCTGAGCACGCCGCCGAAGAAGGCTTCGCCGATGGCCTTCGACTTGTTCCGCCCTCCGGTCCCGCCCTGTCATCGCACTGCATTGAACGCGGCGGAGTATGTGGTTTCCCCTACCGTCGGGGGGAGGTGGCCAGGATGAGGACAAACCCCTATATCTGCGCCGGGAGCTGCGGTCTTTAACGTATACGCGTACGCAACGTGCATGAAACGACGCGTTTGTCGTGGGCGCCGGCGTGCGAATCGACAACGGAGAGTCCCGATGAATCGAAGCATAGGCATTGTCGCAGCGTTTGCGTTTCCCCTTACGGCCCTGGCCGCTTCCGCCACGCCGGAGTATGGCTTCAACGTGAAACCATCGTTCCTTGGCGAGATATCTTTCCGCAGCGTGGACGGCGTGGCCGACGACCTGCTCACCGCCGGGCTCGGCCGCAGCGGTATACAGTCCGCAACGGTGCCAACGGTGTCCGCGGTGCCGACGGCGGCCGAACTGCGCCGGCTGGCCATCTACAGCAACTACCGGGCGCTGGTGGACACCACCAGTGCAGGCGGCTTCGGATCGCTGTTCGGGCCGCTGATCTCGGTGGACGCCGGCGGGCATGTCTCCAGACCGGGCGACGGCAGGATCGCCGGCACCGAATACCTCGCCTACGCCATCGACGCAGCGGACGACACCGTCGTGACATTGATGGTGCAGGTTCCGGCGCACTTCAATCCGAAAGCGCCTTGCATCGTCACCGGCACCTCAAGCGGTTCGCGCGGCATCTACGGCGCGATCGGTACCTCGGGCGAATGGGGGCTGCAGAAGGGATG encodes:
- a CDS encoding SDR family oxidoreductase, with protein sequence MKSQQEIAVVVGATGAFGQAIVSRLVGQGLAVVAVARSVDALDALRERCPGLRACAADIASDSAIAAIAAAVDGPVRMVVHGPGVAVAGGILSAPTASMTEAVNIKVGGLLRLVRAVDDRLARGGRIVAIGGHYGLEPTAYAAAAGVANAALMNVVRQLSLAYGERGITVHTIAPGPADTERLHRVAADRAALRGISVDAVLDEMRGESSIGALTTPEQVAWAVSLLLAPEADAMTGSTLMLDAGRRRGLP
- a CDS encoding 4-oxalocrotonate tautomerase, with protein sequence MPILHFHLAEGQYTAEQHEALLVESSRFFAQVLACPIDRVRVFIQLYRPDLVAVGGVPLCRAVQRAPYFSFVVMEGRSLADRHRLLTGFTDIVERVLGVDRALVRGGIVPVAPENWAIGGVPGSVMRQAEIQERTGQGA